In the Caballeronia sp. LZ062 genome, one interval contains:
- a CDS encoding acetyl-CoA carboxylase carboxyltransferase subunit alpha — protein sequence MKTTFLDFEQPIAELEAKIEELRFVQDDSAVDISEEIERLSKKSQQLTKDLYANLSPWQVSQIARHPQRPYTLDYVNELFTDFHELHGDRSFADDLAIVGGFARFNGQPCMVIGHQKGRDTKERALRNFGMPRPEGYRKAERLMRLAEKFSMPIFTFVDTPGAYPGIGAEERGQSEAIGRNLFVMAELKTPIITTIIGEGGSGGALAIAVADTVMMLQFSTYSVISPEGCASILWKSAAKAPEAAEALGLTAHRLKALGLIDKIVNEPLGGAHRDPKGMAALLRRALADSLRQFQGLSVQDLRDRRFDKIMAYGKFKESLPGA from the coding sequence ATGAAGACCACGTTTCTGGATTTCGAGCAGCCGATCGCTGAACTCGAAGCGAAGATCGAAGAACTCCGCTTCGTTCAGGACGATTCCGCTGTCGATATCTCGGAAGAAATCGAGCGGCTGTCGAAGAAGAGCCAGCAGCTCACCAAGGATCTGTACGCGAACCTGTCGCCGTGGCAGGTTTCGCAAATCGCGCGTCATCCGCAGCGGCCTTACACGCTCGACTACGTGAACGAACTGTTCACCGACTTCCACGAACTGCATGGCGACCGTTCTTTCGCGGACGATCTCGCTATCGTCGGCGGCTTCGCGCGCTTCAACGGCCAGCCGTGCATGGTGATCGGTCATCAGAAGGGCCGCGACACCAAGGAGCGCGCGCTGCGCAACTTCGGCATGCCGCGCCCGGAAGGCTATCGCAAGGCCGAGCGCCTCATGCGCCTCGCCGAAAAGTTCAGCATGCCCATCTTCACGTTCGTCGACACGCCGGGCGCGTATCCGGGCATCGGCGCGGAAGAGCGCGGGCAGTCCGAAGCCATCGGCCGCAATCTCTTCGTCATGGCCGAACTCAAGACGCCGATCATCACCACGATCATCGGCGAAGGCGGCTCGGGCGGCGCGCTGGCCATCGCGGTCGCGGACACCGTCATGATGCTGCAGTTCTCCACGTATTCGGTGATCTCGCCGGAAGGCTGCGCGTCCATTCTGTGGAAGAGCGCGGCGAAGGCGCCCGAAGCGGCCGAAGCGCTCGGGTTGACGGCGCATCGCCTGAAGGCGCTCGGCCTCATCGACAAGATCGTGAACGAGCCGCTCGGCGGCGCGCATCGCGATCCGAAGGGCATGGCCGCGCTCCTGCGCCGCGCGCTCGCGGATTCGCTACGTCAGTTCCAGGGCTTGAGCGTGCAGGATCTGCGCGATCGCCGCTTCGACAAGATCATGGCCTACGGCAAGTTCAAGGAATCGCTGCCCGGCGCATGA
- a CDS encoding UDP-2,3-diacylglucosamine diphosphatase: MIDTKALGRELKDEAAGSAHDARPLFFISDLHLSEAIPNTVAAFEHFIEVTANEADSVFILGDLFEFWVGDDVLDPAVDHERARFARRMTKLMHTLSERGIGLYVMHGNRDFLLGKRFMREAGAMLLPDPYAMTAFGTRIVLAHGDALCTADRAYQRFRHFARNRYAQRAFLALPLGARLAIGQRMRSKSEGARMNGASPKYDVTRKAVSELFIRSRAHTLIHGHTHRPAMHREVEGVRWVLPDWELDIEAPRGGYLRLDAGGVRALPL; encoded by the coding sequence ATGATCGATACGAAGGCTCTCGGTCGCGAATTGAAAGACGAAGCAGCGGGCAGCGCGCACGACGCGCGCCCGCTGTTTTTCATTTCGGACCTGCACTTGAGCGAGGCGATACCGAACACGGTCGCCGCGTTCGAACATTTCATCGAAGTCACGGCCAACGAGGCGGACTCCGTTTTCATTCTCGGCGACCTGTTCGAGTTCTGGGTCGGCGACGACGTGCTCGACCCCGCCGTGGACCACGAGCGCGCACGCTTCGCCCGGCGCATGACGAAGCTCATGCACACGCTGTCCGAGCGCGGCATCGGCCTGTATGTGATGCACGGCAATCGCGACTTCCTGCTCGGCAAGCGCTTCATGCGCGAAGCCGGCGCCATGCTGCTGCCCGATCCGTACGCGATGACCGCGTTCGGCACGCGCATCGTGCTCGCGCACGGCGACGCGCTCTGCACGGCCGATCGCGCGTATCAGCGGTTCCGCCACTTCGCGCGCAATCGTTACGCGCAACGCGCTTTCCTCGCGCTGCCGCTCGGCGCGCGGCTCGCCATCGGCCAGCGCATGCGGAGCAAGAGCGAAGGGGCGCGCATGAACGGCGCATCGCCGAAATACGACGTGACGCGCAAGGCCGTGTCGGAGCTTTTCATCCGAAGCCGCGCGCATACGTTGATTCACGGCCACACGCACCGCCCCGCGATGCATCGCGAAGTGGAAGGCGTGCGCTGGGTCCTGCCCGATTGGGAACTGGATATCGAGGCGCCGCGCGGCGGCTATTTACGCCTGGATGCCGGCGGCGTGCGCGCGTTGCCGTTATGA
- a CDS encoding RNA methyltransferase: protein MESNDLSHPAGGFTSTRFILVEPSHPGNVGAAARALKTMGFARLVLVAPRVADVKNEPEAIAMASGADDVLASAHVVATLAEALVGVRWSVALTARTREYGPPHMPPRAVAERARELAHQGDIALVFGNERTGLSNADVERCSALAHIPANPAYSSLNLAQAVQVLAYELRLAFHQAAPVAPRAPVATPVETVGQLASSDEIEGMYAHLEEALIALSFLDPANPKKLMSRVRRLFARAGLEREEVNILRGIAKHILLGGKEP, encoded by the coding sequence TTGGAATCCAACGATCTCTCCCATCCTGCCGGTGGCTTCACGTCCACACGGTTCATTCTTGTCGAGCCTAGTCATCCGGGCAATGTAGGCGCCGCGGCTCGCGCACTCAAAACGATGGGCTTTGCGCGCCTCGTGCTCGTCGCGCCGCGCGTCGCCGATGTGAAGAACGAGCCGGAAGCCATCGCGATGGCTTCCGGCGCGGACGACGTGCTCGCGTCCGCGCATGTCGTCGCCACGCTCGCGGAGGCACTCGTCGGCGTGCGCTGGTCCGTCGCGCTCACCGCGCGCACGCGCGAATACGGTCCGCCGCACATGCCGCCGCGCGCCGTGGCAGAACGCGCGCGCGAATTAGCGCATCAGGGAGACATCGCGCTCGTGTTCGGCAACGAGCGCACGGGACTCTCGAACGCGGATGTCGAGCGTTGCAGCGCGCTCGCGCATATTCCGGCCAATCCTGCGTACAGCTCGCTCAATCTCGCGCAGGCGGTTCAGGTGCTTGCTTATGAATTGCGGCTCGCGTTCCATCAAGCCGCGCCGGTTGCACCGCGTGCGCCGGTGGCGACGCCCGTCGAAACGGTGGGGCAGCTTGCATCGAGTGATGAAATCGAGGGCATGTACGCGCACCTCGAAGAGGCATTGATCGCGCTCTCGTTCCTCGACCCGGCGAATCCGAAGAAACTGATGTCGCGCGTGCGGCGTCTTTTTGCACGAGCAGGTCTCGAACGTGAGGAAGTGAACATTCTTCGCGGCATTGCAAAGCATATTCTTCTGGGTGGTAAGGAGCCGTGA
- a CDS encoding inositol monophosphatase family protein → MHPMLNIAVKAARRAGQIINRASLDLDRLLVSKKQHNDFVTEVDKASEAAIIETLHTAYPDHSILAEESGKDDRESDYQWIIDPLDGTTNFIHGFQYYCVSIALAHKGTVTQAVVYDPTRNDLFTASRGGGAYLNERRIRVGKLDRLSDALIGTGFPFRDGQGLNAYTRLFSEMTMSCAGLRRPGAAALDLANVAAGRLDGFFEQGIHPWDVAAGSLIVTEAGGLVGNYTGESDFLFQNEIVAANPKVYAQMVKILDMYSRTRLTGE, encoded by the coding sequence ATGCATCCGATGCTCAACATCGCTGTCAAGGCCGCGCGCCGCGCCGGACAGATCATCAACCGCGCGTCGCTGGACCTGGACCGTCTCCTCGTCAGCAAGAAACAGCACAACGACTTCGTGACGGAAGTCGACAAGGCGTCGGAAGCGGCCATCATCGAGACGCTGCACACCGCCTATCCCGATCACTCGATTCTCGCGGAAGAGTCCGGCAAGGACGATCGCGAATCCGATTATCAGTGGATCATCGATCCGCTCGACGGCACCACCAACTTCATCCACGGTTTCCAGTACTACTGCGTCTCGATCGCGCTCGCACACAAGGGCACGGTCACGCAGGCGGTCGTCTACGATCCGACGCGCAACGATCTCTTCACCGCATCGCGCGGCGGCGGCGCGTATCTGAACGAGCGGCGCATCCGCGTCGGCAAGCTGGACCGTCTCTCGGATGCGCTCATCGGCACGGGCTTTCCGTTCCGCGACGGTCAGGGGCTCAATGCCTACACGCGCCTTTTCAGCGAAATGACGATGTCGTGCGCCGGGCTGCGCCGGCCGGGCGCGGCGGCGCTCGATCTCGCGAACGTCGCAGCGGGCCGGCTCGACGGCTTCTTCGAGCAGGGCATTCATCCGTGGGACGTGGCGGCGGGCAGCCTGATCGTGACCGAAGCGGGCGGTCTCGTCGGCAACTACACGGGCGAATCGGACTTCCTGTTCCAGAATGAGATCGTCGCGGCTAACCCGAAGGTCTACGCCCAGATGGTCAAGATTCTCGACATGTATTCGCGCACACGTCTGACGGGCGAATAA
- a CDS encoding peptidylprolyl isomerase, which produces MVELHTNHGVIKLELDAEKAPKTVENFLNYVKKGHYDNTVFHRVIDGFMIQGGGFEPGMKQKPTDAPIQNEANNGLTNDTGTVAMARTNDPHSATAQFFINVKDNDFLNHSSPTPQGWGYTVFGRVVEGLDVVEKIKKVKTGSKGFHQDVPVDDVIIEKAVVV; this is translated from the coding sequence ATGGTCGAACTGCATACGAACCACGGCGTCATCAAGCTCGAACTCGACGCCGAAAAGGCGCCGAAGACCGTCGAGAACTTCCTCAACTACGTGAAGAAGGGCCACTACGACAACACGGTGTTCCATCGCGTGATCGACGGCTTCATGATTCAGGGCGGCGGTTTCGAGCCGGGCATGAAGCAGAAGCCGACCGACGCGCCGATCCAGAACGAAGCCAACAACGGCCTCACGAACGACACCGGCACCGTCGCGATGGCGCGCACGAACGATCCGCACTCGGCCACCGCGCAGTTCTTCATCAACGTGAAGGACAACGACTTCCTGAACCACTCGTCGCCGACGCCGCAAGGCTGGGGTTACACCGTGTTCGGCCGCGTCGTCGAAGGACTTGATGTGGTCGAGAAGATCAAGAAGGTCAAGACGGGCTCGAAGGGCTTCCACCAGGACGTGCCGGTCGATGACGTGATCATCGAGAAGGCCGTGGTGGTCTGA
- a CDS encoding tetratricopeptide repeat protein, translating into MPLPLFRRPAADRFRNRFNATLARTAAVAVIGVAACFGWSNAALAQVSAATADGTPQIDASIANKDWNAALTQLDAQLATHPRDVQAKFKRATVLARLNRDDEAITAFTELTQAYPELPEPYNNLAALYAKKGRYEDARVALETAVKANPGYALAYDNLGDLYLRLASESYKRAQSLGSTSPLTRQRVTAIQNIITPPPRKRGTAAASGAQAASAPRAASDEWAPTPGSNVTTMPSPDSYSPFGGPTGPLPTSPYVAPSGQQP; encoded by the coding sequence ATGCCTCTGCCACTCTTTCGCCGGCCCGCTGCCGATCGTTTCCGCAACCGCTTCAACGCGACGCTTGCGCGCACCGCCGCCGTCGCCGTGATCGGCGTCGCCGCGTGCTTCGGTTGGTCGAACGCGGCGCTCGCTCAAGTGTCCGCTGCCACGGCGGACGGCACGCCTCAGATCGACGCCTCCATCGCCAATAAAGACTGGAACGCCGCACTCACGCAGCTCGACGCGCAGCTCGCCACGCATCCGCGCGACGTGCAGGCGAAGTTCAAGCGCGCGACCGTGCTCGCTCGCCTGAATCGCGACGACGAAGCTATCACCGCATTCACCGAACTCACGCAGGCTTATCCCGAATTGCCCGAGCCGTACAACAATCTCGCCGCGCTGTACGCGAAGAAGGGGCGCTACGAAGACGCGCGCGTCGCGCTGGAGACGGCGGTGAAGGCCAACCCCGGCTATGCGCTGGCCTACGACAATCTCGGCGATCTGTATCTGCGGCTCGCGAGCGAATCGTACAAGCGCGCGCAATCGCTCGGCTCGACGAGTCCGCTCACGCGCCAGCGCGTCACCGCAATTCAGAACATCATCACGCCGCCGCCGAGAAAGCGCGGGACGGCCGCGGCCTCGGGCGCGCAGGCGGCATCCGCGCCTCGCGCGGCATCGGATGAATGGGCGCCCACGCCGGGCTCCAACGTCACGACCATGCCCTCGCCCGACAGTTACTCGCCGTTCGGCGGACCGACCGGCCCGCTGCCCACGTCGCCTTATGTCGCGCCCAGCGGGCAGCAGCCTTAA
- a CDS encoding DNA repair protein, protein MATARKTPVKRPASGSAASPATKRTRGAQLNASTQTESASAAAPRKTAVKRASKETASAKVNGARRVNGEDVVARTSKAAIVPAPAPRAKSSGRASASVAANVQSLVAEKEGEVVRKSRAVTTDAAVPVQVGGLTREIVRPDYWDKACADLMKRDRILKKLIPKFGQMHLVNLGDPFSTLARSVAGQQISVKAAQAIWERVKTACPAIVPADFIALGAEKLQGCGLSKRKTEYILDLAQHFVSGALHVGTWASMDDEAVIAELTQIRGIGRWTAEMFLIFNLSRPNVLPLDDLGLIQAISVNYFSGEPVTRSEAREVAANWEPWRTVATWYMWRSLNPIPADH, encoded by the coding sequence ATGGCAACGGCCAGGAAGACGCCGGTCAAGCGACCGGCGTCAGGAAGTGCTGCGTCGCCCGCAACGAAGCGGACGCGCGGTGCGCAGTTGAATGCAAGCACGCAGACAGAGAGTGCCTCTGCCGCGGCGCCGCGCAAGACCGCGGTCAAGCGCGCATCGAAGGAAACGGCGAGTGCGAAGGTGAACGGGGCACGCCGCGTCAACGGCGAAGATGTCGTCGCCCGCACATCGAAGGCTGCAATCGTTCCTGCTCCGGCGCCGCGTGCGAAGAGCAGCGGCCGCGCATCCGCGAGCGTTGCGGCGAACGTGCAATCGCTCGTCGCAGAGAAGGAGGGCGAAGTCGTTCGCAAGTCGCGCGCAGTCACAACCGATGCCGCCGTGCCGGTGCAAGTGGGCGGCCTCACGCGCGAGATCGTGCGTCCCGATTACTGGGACAAGGCCTGCGCCGACCTTATGAAGCGCGACCGCATTCTCAAGAAGCTGATCCCGAAGTTCGGGCAGATGCATCTCGTCAATCTCGGCGATCCCTTTTCGACGCTCGCGCGATCCGTTGCCGGCCAGCAGATCTCGGTGAAAGCCGCGCAAGCCATTTGGGAGCGCGTGAAGACCGCGTGTCCCGCCATTGTGCCGGCGGACTTCATCGCGCTCGGCGCAGAGAAACTGCAAGGATGCGGGCTCTCGAAGCGCAAGACCGAGTACATACTCGATCTCGCGCAGCACTTCGTCTCGGGCGCGCTGCATGTCGGTACGTGGGCGTCGATGGACGACGAAGCGGTCATCGCCGAACTCACGCAGATTCGCGGCATCGGCCGATGGACGGCGGAGATGTTTCTCATCTTCAACCTGTCGCGCCCGAACGTGCTGCCGCTCGACGACCTCGGTCTCATTCAGGCCATCAGCGTCAATTACTTCAGCGGCGAGCCGGTCACGCGCAGCGAAGCGCGGGAAGTCGCGGCGAACTGGGAGCCGTGGCGAACCGTCGCGACGTGGTACATGTGGCGCAGCCTCAATCCGATTCCCGCAGACCACTGA
- a CDS encoding peptidylprolyl isomerase, whose protein sequence is MKLLMLALSGAALIATAPAFAQPGQPAQAAHPNVLFKTSQGDIRVELYPEKAPKTVENFLAYVKSGQYSGTIFHRVIPGFMIQGGGYSTSFAEKPTRAPIPLESRNGLKNGTGTIAMARTSDPNSATAQFFINTVDNAGLDYPNPDGNGYAVFGKVVSGMDVVKKIEASPTTTRGPMADVPQKPTVIESATVVSQ, encoded by the coding sequence ATGAAATTGCTGATGTTGGCGCTGTCCGGCGCCGCCCTGATCGCGACCGCCCCCGCCTTTGCTCAACCAGGGCAACCCGCGCAGGCCGCGCATCCGAACGTGCTATTCAAGACTTCGCAAGGCGACATCCGCGTCGAGCTGTATCCTGAGAAGGCGCCGAAGACGGTTGAGAACTTTCTCGCCTACGTGAAGTCCGGTCAGTACAGCGGCACGATTTTTCATCGCGTGATCCCCGGCTTCATGATTCAGGGCGGCGGCTACAGCACGAGCTTCGCGGAGAAGCCCACGCGCGCGCCCATTCCGCTCGAAAGCCGTAACGGCCTGAAGAACGGGACCGGCACCATCGCGATGGCGCGCACGAGCGATCCGAATTCGGCAACGGCCCAGTTCTTCATCAATACGGTCGATAATGCCGGGCTCGACTATCCAAATCCGGACGGCAACGGCTATGCCGTGTTCGGCAAGGTCGTCTCCGGAATGGATGTCGTGAAGAAGATTGAAGCCAGCCCGACCACCACGCGCGGGCCGATGGCGGACGTGCCGCAAAAGCCGACCGTGATCGAGTCGGCGACCGTGGTGTCCCAGTAA
- the cysE gene encoding serine O-acetyltransferase has protein sequence MFDRFREDIAAIRERDPAARSVFEVVTCYPGLHAIVLHRFAHGCWHRGWRWLGRFVSQIARFLTGIEIHPGATLGRRVFIDHGMGVVIGETAIVGDDCTIYQGVTLGGTSLSRGAKRHPTLERGVIVGAGAKVLGSFTVGAEAKIGSNAVVVKPVPAGGTAVGNPARVVMPAVAKKPDARESANAAFCAYGITPNADDPVSLAIHGLIDHASTQAQRTDEIVAALERLGARVEALHGIDGAALLDLKRLSKVMEGEARSAERQL, from the coding sequence ATGTTCGACCGATTTCGCGAAGACATCGCCGCCATTCGTGAGCGCGATCCCGCCGCTCGCAGCGTCTTTGAAGTCGTGACGTGTTATCCGGGGCTGCATGCCATCGTCCTGCATCGTTTCGCGCACGGCTGCTGGCATCGCGGCTGGCGCTGGCTCGGGCGCTTCGTGTCGCAGATTGCGCGCTTTCTGACCGGCATCGAGATCCACCCGGGCGCGACGCTCGGGCGGCGCGTGTTCATCGATCACGGCATGGGAGTCGTGATCGGCGAGACGGCTATCGTCGGCGACGACTGCACCATTTACCAAGGCGTGACGCTCGGCGGCACCTCGCTCTCGCGCGGTGCGAAGCGGCATCCGACGCTGGAGCGCGGCGTGATCGTGGGCGCGGGCGCGAAGGTGCTCGGCAGCTTCACGGTCGGCGCAGAAGCGAAGATCGGCTCGAACGCGGTCGTCGTGAAGCCGGTTCCCGCGGGCGGCACGGCGGTCGGCAATCCGGCGCGCGTCGTGATGCCGGCGGTCGCGAAGAAGCCCGATGCGCGCGAGAGCGCGAACGCCGCGTTCTGCGCATACGGCATCACGCCGAACGCGGACGATCCCGTGTCGCTCGCGATTCACGGCCTGATCGATCACGCATCGACGCAGGCGCAGCGCACCGACGAGATCGTCGCGGCACTGGAGCGGCTCGGCGCGCGCGTCGAGGCGCTGCACGGCATCGACGGCGCGGCACTGCTCGACCTGAAGCGCCTCTCGAAAGTAATGGAAGGCGAGGCGCGCAGCGCCGAACGCCAGCTATAG
- the cysS gene encoding cysteine--tRNA ligase: MNSLRIYNTLARDKQTFTPLRPGEVRMYVCGMTVYDYCHIGHARVMVVFDVVQRWLRTLGYNVTYVRNITDIDDKIIRRAVANNESIKSLTQRFITAMHEDADALGVARPDLEPRATDYIPQMLGMIDALQANGYAYHAKDGDVNYAVRKFTGYGKLSGKSLEDLRAGERVAANDAKEDPLDFVLWKHAKEGEPADSGWDSQWGRGRPGWHIECSAMACELLGEHFDIHGGGQDLQFPHHENEIAQSEGATGKTFVNYWMHNGFVQIDSEKMSKSLGNFFTIREVLEKFDAEVVRFFIARAHYRSPLNYSDVHIDDARNALTRLYTALKDVEPDNQQLDWNEANAQRFQSAMNDDFNTPVAVSVLFDLASEVNRTRDAALARQLKSLGQVLGFFGREPRAFLQQAGGTAAAEGLSPHEIEAKIAERIAAKQAKNYAEADRIRAQLLEAGIALEDKPGGSTEWRRV; this comes from the coding sequence ATGAATTCGCTGCGCATCTACAACACGCTCGCGCGTGACAAGCAAACCTTCACGCCGCTTCGCCCCGGCGAGGTACGCATGTACGTCTGCGGAATGACGGTCTATGACTATTGTCACATCGGTCATGCTCGCGTCATGGTCGTGTTCGATGTCGTGCAGCGGTGGTTGCGCACGCTCGGCTACAACGTCACGTACGTGCGCAACATCACGGACATCGACGACAAGATCATCCGTCGCGCGGTCGCGAACAACGAGTCCATCAAGTCGCTCACGCAGCGCTTCATCACGGCGATGCACGAAGACGCCGATGCGCTCGGCGTCGCGCGGCCCGACCTCGAGCCGCGCGCGACCGACTACATCCCGCAGATGCTCGGCATGATCGATGCGTTGCAGGCGAACGGTTATGCCTATCACGCGAAGGACGGCGACGTGAACTACGCGGTGCGCAAGTTCACGGGCTACGGCAAGCTCTCGGGCAAGTCGCTGGAAGACTTGCGCGCGGGCGAGCGCGTCGCGGCCAACGATGCGAAAGAAGACCCGCTCGACTTCGTGTTGTGGAAACACGCGAAGGAGGGCGAGCCCGCCGATTCCGGCTGGGACTCGCAGTGGGGACGCGGCCGGCCGGGCTGGCATATCGAATGTTCCGCAATGGCGTGCGAGCTGCTCGGCGAACACTTCGACATTCACGGCGGCGGGCAGGACTTGCAGTTCCCGCATCACGAGAACGAGATCGCGCAAAGCGAAGGCGCCACGGGCAAGACCTTCGTGAACTACTGGATGCATAACGGCTTCGTGCAGATCGACAGCGAGAAGATGTCGAAGTCGCTCGGCAACTTCTTCACGATCCGCGAAGTGCTCGAAAAATTTGATGCCGAAGTCGTGCGTTTCTTTATTGCACGGGCACACTATCGGTCGCCGCTGAATTACAGCGACGTGCATATCGACGATGCAAGAAACGCACTGACACGCCTGTATACAGCATTGAAGGATGTCGAGCCGGACAATCAGCAACTTGACTGGAACGAGGCCAACGCGCAGCGTTTCCAGTCTGCGATGAACGACGACTTCAACACGCCGGTGGCCGTGTCCGTGCTGTTCGATCTCGCAAGCGAAGTGAACCGCACGCGTGATGCCGCGCTCGCGCGTCAGTTGAAGAGCCTGGGTCAGGTGCTCGGTTTCTTCGGCCGCGAGCCGCGCGCCTTTCTGCAGCAAGCAGGCGGCACCGCCGCGGCAGAAGGTCTTTCGCCACACGAGATCGAAGCGAAGATCGCCGAGCGCATCGCCGCGAAACAGGCGAAGAACTATGCCGAAGCAGACCGGATTCGCGCCCAGTTGCTCGAAGCCGGGATTGCACTTGAAGACAAACCGGGTGGGTCGACCGAATGGCGTCGCGTTTGA
- the tilS gene encoding tRNA lysidine(34) synthetase TilS — translation MTSDSETPAGRLVFEAVRAAVADAGLAADALLAVALSGGLDSTVLLDAAVRVHSAAGVVAFHVHHGLSPNADAWDAHCEAFAASLGVRYAVRHVDVMRAGGASLEAAARDARYRALDELCDAHGAAALLIAHHADDQAETVLLQLLRGAGVAGLAAMAPQRLDGANVPRLRPLLRLLRAQLEQYAHERDLSWIEDESNADTRYARNALRHDVLPVLAVHFPGFRDALARTASHAASAQRLLDDLARLDLETAQGEEEGALALDALLPLDDERAVNLLRYWMRTRDLPAASTARIADMLRQLRHAASAREGHALRVDHAGRCLRVYRNALFWETGDSADAPDLDQGAAVAKPHSELRWQGDEVWRLPQWRGSFVFEPAASPGSDVVAEGLLRAAPIIARSRAGGERMRLSADAPSRTLKNLFQERGVPAWKRDVPLLFIRDALLFVPLVGVNREVAPETSHAPLRRIVWRPDLLLA, via the coding sequence GTGACTTCCGACAGCGAAACCCCGGCCGGCCGCCTCGTGTTCGAGGCGGTCCGCGCCGCGGTGGCCGATGCCGGACTCGCCGCCGATGCGCTGCTTGCCGTCGCACTCAGCGGCGGACTTGATTCCACCGTTTTGCTCGATGCCGCTGTGCGCGTTCACAGCGCGGCGGGGGTCGTCGCTTTTCATGTGCATCACGGACTCAGCCCGAACGCCGATGCGTGGGACGCGCATTGCGAGGCCTTCGCGGCATCGCTCGGCGTGCGTTATGCGGTGCGCCATGTCGACGTGATGCGCGCGGGCGGCGCGAGCCTGGAAGCCGCCGCGCGCGATGCGCGTTATCGCGCGCTCGACGAACTCTGCGACGCGCACGGCGCGGCGGCGCTTCTGATCGCTCATCACGCGGACGATCAGGCGGAAACCGTGCTGCTGCAACTGCTGCGCGGCGCGGGCGTCGCGGGGCTCGCCGCGATGGCCCCGCAGCGGCTCGACGGCGCGAACGTGCCGCGCCTGCGCCCGCTATTGCGGCTTTTGCGCGCGCAACTGGAGCAGTACGCGCACGAGCGCGATCTGAGCTGGATCGAGGACGAATCGAACGCCGATACCCGCTACGCGCGCAACGCGCTGAGACACGATGTGCTGCCCGTGCTCGCCGTGCATTTTCCCGGCTTTCGCGATGCCCTCGCGCGCACGGCGTCGCACGCGGCATCGGCGCAGCGGCTGCTCGACGATCTGGCGCGCCTCGACCTGGAAACCGCGCAGGGCGAAGAAGAGGGCGCGCTCGCACTCGACGCGCTGCTGCCGCTCGACGACGAACGCGCCGTCAACTTACTACGTTACTGGATGCGCACACGCGACTTGCCGGCTGCATCGACGGCGCGTATCGCCGATATGCTGCGCCAGCTTCGGCACGCGGCCAGCGCACGCGAGGGCCACGCGCTGCGCGTCGATCATGCGGGGCGGTGTCTGCGCGTTTATCGCAATGCGTTGTTCTGGGAAACGGGCGACAGCGCGGATGCACCCGATCTCGATCAGGGCGCGGCAGTGGCCAAGCCGCACAGCGAATTGCGTTGGCAAGGCGATGAAGTCTGGCGGCTGCCGCAGTGGCGAGGCTCGTTCGTGTTCGAGCCGGCCGCCTCGCCCGGTAGCGATGTCGTCGCGGAGGGCTTGCTGCGCGCGGCGCCGATCATCGCGCGATCGCGTGCGGGCGGCGAGCGCATGCGTCTTTCCGCCGATGCGCCGAGCCGCACGCTGAAGAATTTGTTCCAGGAGCGCGGCGTGCCGGCGTGGAAGCGGGACGTGCCGCTGCTTTTCATTCGCGATGCGCTTCTCTTCGTGCCGCTCGTCGGCGTGAACCGCGAAGTGGCGCCTGAGACGTCGCATGCGCCGTTGCGGCGCATCGTCTGGCGGCCGGATTTGCTGCTGGCCTGA